Proteins encoded within one genomic window of Flavobacterium sp. NG2:
- a CDS encoding peroxiredoxin: protein MALVGKKFPSIAIDAISEMGDNLKINVFEEATKNNKKVLLFWYPKDFTFVCPTELHAFQAALPEFDKRNTIVIGASCDSNEVHFAWLNTPKNNGGIEGVTYPILADTTRNLSSALGILDIESSEYNEETDSLIIEGSNVTFRATYLIDETGKIFHESVNDMPLGRNVNEYLRMIDAYAHIQEKGEVCPANWEAGKEAMSADRISTAAYLSAN from the coding sequence ATGGCATTAGTAGGAAAAAAATTCCCAAGTATTGCAATCGACGCTATCTCAGAAATGGGAGACAATTTGAAAATCAACGTTTTTGAAGAAGCTACAAAAAACAACAAAAAAGTACTTTTGTTCTGGTACCCAAAAGATTTCACTTTTGTATGCCCAACAGAATTACACGCTTTTCAAGCTGCATTACCAGAATTTGACAAAAGAAACACAATCGTTATTGGTGCTTCTTGTGATTCTAACGAAGTACACTTTGCTTGGTTAAACACTCCAAAAAACAATGGTGGAATTGAAGGTGTAACCTATCCAATTTTAGCTGATACTACTCGTAATCTTTCTTCTGCATTAGGAATTTTAGATATCGAATCTTCTGAGTACAATGAAGAAACAGATTCTTTAATCATTGAAGGATCAAATGTAACGTTTAGAGCTACTTACCTTATTGACGAAACTGGAAAAATTTTCCACGAAAGTGTAAACGATATGCCATTAGGTCGTAACGTAAACGAATATTTACGTATGATTGATGCTTATGCTCATATCCAAGAAAAAGGAGAAGTTTGTCCTGCTAACTGGGAAGCTGGTAAAGAAGCAATGAGCGCTGATAGAATCAGTACTGCAGCTTACTTGAGCGCGAACTAA
- a CDS encoding DNA translocase FtsK — translation MAKSRKETLDKKNNSETKETKSWKMTRQHKIVLGCLFVLFSIALLVAFTSFFIYGQEDQSAITELTDRSETVRNWLGKFGAYLADLIVYQGFGLASFLFVRLFFLTGTFMILGLSAKKLKGIWFWDLFVLIILSVLFSFFATSLPELGGVVGYELNLLLQDYIGKTGTLLVLLFGVVIYVIFKLQLSPQKIQSFFEKSKKELKTDLASINNTKTDASYNLEEFAVPEEEMTLHTKKPQFEINKEELKPTIQNSSEIKLDAVTPPPFEKIVAEPSTHSEDFVIETAPEEDIIEENLASRLVSDFGLFDPTLDLSNYKYPTLDLLKEYSTGGITINQEELEENKNKIVDTLRNYKIEIAQIKATVGPSVTLYEIVPEAGIRISKIKSLEDDIALSLSALGIRIIAPIPGKGTIGIEVPNKNPTMVSMKSVIGSAKFQEAEMELPIALGKTISNETFVVDLAKMPHLLMAGATGQGKSVGLNAVLTSLLYKKHPAEVKFVLVDPKKVELTLFNKIERHYLAMLPDSEDAIITDNTKVVNTLNSLCVEMDNRYSLLKDAMVRNIKEYNEKFKSRKLNPENGHRFLPYIILVVDEFADLIMTAGKEVEIPIARLAQLARAIGIHLIIATQRPSVNVITGLIKANFPARIAFRVTSKIDSRTILDAQGADQLIGRGDLLYTNGNDVVRVQCAFIDTPEVEKITDFIGSQKAYATAYLLPEFIGEETGINLDMDISERDTLFREAAEVIVSAQQGSASLLQRKLKLGYNRAGRLIDQLEAAGIVGPFEGSKARSVNIQDLTSLEHFLNNEKNS, via the coding sequence ATGGCAAAATCAAGAAAAGAAACTTTAGACAAGAAAAACAATTCAGAGACTAAAGAAACTAAATCATGGAAAATGACGAGACAGCACAAAATTGTTTTGGGCTGTCTTTTTGTATTATTTTCAATCGCTTTACTAGTTGCTTTTACCTCCTTTTTCATTTATGGTCAAGAAGACCAAAGCGCTATAACCGAACTAACGGACCGTTCCGAAACCGTTCGGAATTGGCTAGGGAAATTTGGAGCCTATCTTGCCGACTTAATCGTTTATCAAGGTTTTGGTTTGGCTTCTTTTCTATTTGTTAGACTATTTTTCCTAACTGGAACTTTTATGATTCTTGGACTTTCTGCCAAAAAACTAAAAGGAATTTGGTTTTGGGATTTATTTGTTCTTATCATACTTTCGGTTTTATTTAGCTTTTTTGCTACTTCATTACCAGAATTAGGTGGCGTTGTAGGCTATGAACTAAACTTACTTCTTCAAGATTATATTGGAAAAACAGGGACTTTATTAGTATTACTTTTTGGTGTGGTTATCTATGTAATTTTCAAACTCCAACTTTCACCACAAAAGATTCAATCCTTTTTTGAAAAATCAAAAAAAGAACTAAAAACGGATTTGGCCTCTATTAATAATACTAAAACTGATGCAAGCTATAATTTGGAAGAATTTGCAGTTCCTGAAGAGGAAATGACTTTACACACCAAAAAACCACAGTTTGAAATCAATAAAGAAGAATTAAAGCCTACGATACAAAATTCCTCTGAAATTAAATTAGATGCCGTTACCCCTCCTCCATTCGAGAAAATTGTAGCAGAACCTTCAACTCATTCAGAAGATTTTGTTATCGAAACTGCTCCCGAAGAAGATATCATCGAAGAAAATCTTGCATCAAGACTAGTTTCTGATTTTGGACTGTTTGACCCAACTTTGGATTTATCTAATTACAAATACCCAACTCTTGATTTATTAAAAGAATATTCTACTGGTGGAATTACCATTAATCAAGAAGAACTAGAAGAAAATAAAAACAAAATTGTAGATACCCTTCGCAATTACAAAATTGAAATTGCACAGATTAAAGCCACTGTTGGCCCCTCTGTTACCCTATATGAAATCGTACCCGAAGCTGGTATTCGTATTTCAAAAATTAAAAGCCTAGAAGATGATATTGCCCTATCACTTTCGGCATTAGGTATTCGTATCATCGCTCCTATTCCTGGAAAAGGAACTATTGGTATCGAAGTGCCAAACAAAAACCCAACCATGGTTTCAATGAAAAGCGTGATTGGTTCGGCTAAATTCCAAGAAGCCGAAATGGAATTACCTATCGCTCTTGGTAAAACCATTTCGAACGAAACTTTTGTCGTGGACTTAGCCAAAATGCCTCACTTATTAATGGCAGGAGCAACAGGACAAGGAAAATCGGTTGGTTTGAATGCTGTACTTACTTCTTTGTTATACAAAAAACATCCAGCTGAAGTCAAATTTGTTTTGGTTGACCCGAAAAAAGTTGAACTTACCCTTTTTAATAAAATTGAAAGACATTATTTGGCTATGCTTCCTGATTCGGAAGACGCCATTATCACTGATAATACCAAAGTAGTAAATACTTTAAATTCTCTTTGTGTAGAGATGGATAACCGTTATTCTTTATTGAAAGATGCAATGGTTCGAAATATCAAAGAATATAACGAGAAATTCAAATCGAGAAAATTAAATCCAGAAAACGGACATCGCTTTTTACCTTATATCATACTTGTAGTCGATGAGTTTGCCGATTTGATTATGACCGCTGGAAAAGAAGTAGAAATCCCAATAGCTCGTTTAGCTCAATTAGCACGTGCCATTGGAATTCACTTGATAATCGCTACTCAAAGACCATCCGTAAACGTAATTACAGGTTTGATTAAAGCCAATTTCCCTGCTCGTATTGCTTTTAGAGTAACTTCTAAAATTGATTCAAGAACAATTCTTGACGCACAAGGAGCTGACCAATTGATTGGTCGTGGGGATTTATTATACACCAACGGTAACGATGTGGTACGTGTACAATGTGCTTTTATTGATACACCGGAGGTAGAAAAAATCACTGATTTCATTGGTTCACAAAAAGCATATGCTACCGCTTATTTACTTCCTGAGTTTATTGGAGAAGAAACTGGCATTAATCTTGATATGGATATATCCGAAAGAGATACTCTGTTTCGAGAAGCAGCCGAAGTTATTGTAAGCGCACAACAAGGCTCTGCATCCTTATTACAGAGAAAATTAAAACTGGGGTATAACCGAGCAGGTCGCTTGATTGACCAACTTGAAGCCGCTGGAATTGTTGGCCCTTTTGAGGGGAGTAAAGCACGTTCAGTGAATATCCAAGATTTAACTTCTCTGGAGCACTTTTTAAACAATGAAAAAAACAGTTAA
- a CDS encoding diacylglycerol kinase family protein, with the protein MEFQKDNTFFTGRLKSVTFAVKGAIKLITTEHSVMVQFSTGILLTIAGLYFGISATEWLFQTLAIGLVLSIEGLNTAVEKIADFIHPDYHERIGFIKDIAAGAVFFAAITAIIIGLIIYVPLFL; encoded by the coding sequence ATGGAGTTTCAAAAAGACAACACCTTCTTTACCGGAAGGCTTAAAAGCGTTACTTTTGCTGTCAAAGGTGCTATCAAATTAATCACAACCGAACACAGTGTTATGGTTCAATTTTCAACAGGAATTTTGTTGACAATTGCTGGTTTATATTTTGGTATTTCTGCTACAGAATGGCTTTTTCAAACTTTAGCCATTGGCTTAGTTTTGAGTATTGAAGGCTTGAATACTGCTGTTGAAAAAATTGCAGACTTCATCCATCCTGATTATCATGAAAGAATAGGTTTTATAAAAGACATTGCTGCAGGAGCAGTCTTTTTTGCTGCTATCACAGCAATCATTATCGGTTTAATCATATATGTGCCTTTATTTCTATAG
- a CDS encoding LptF/LptG family permease, protein MKILDKYLLKTFLITFATVFVILFFIFILQTIWLFIAELAGKDLDIAMIIKFLMFSMPRIVPLVLPLSILLASIMTFGNLAENYEFAAMKSSGISLQRALRPLTIFICLLSIVAFLFANNVIPYAEYKFINFRKNIAQVKPAMAITEGQFSDVGIYNIKVNKKSGENGNSLTGITIHKKSSMGDGSKIVIKAKDGELISNEQSSILKLVLNDGNYYEDVIPKRYEDRLKLPFAKSSFKKYTINIDLSQLNKADANEQNVSNTNTMLTVNELNYTLDSLQKNMKTEVVSFTENINLQTGITNLMNSKNNINPPVKDSIKKLKEIPKDILSLFKNSEKMNILTTASSNLVSIGYNIDASKANLENKQKSINNHFLAYYDKFVIAFACFLMFFIGAPLGAIIRKGGLGLPIVFAILIFISFHFINTFGKRISQEDGLSPFLGAWMSSFILAPLAIFLTYRATNDIGLINIDVITAPIQNIFKKFFQKQK, encoded by the coding sequence GTGAAAATACTTGACAAATACTTATTAAAAACATTCCTGATTACATTTGCTACGGTATTTGTAATCTTGTTTTTCATATTCATACTGCAAACCATTTGGTTATTTATTGCTGAATTAGCGGGTAAAGACCTAGACATAGCAATGATTATAAAGTTTTTGATGTTTTCAATGCCTAGAATTGTTCCTCTAGTACTACCTTTATCAATATTGCTAGCATCAATCATGACTTTTGGGAATTTAGCCGAAAATTATGAGTTTGCCGCCATGAAATCGTCGGGTATCTCATTACAACGAGCGCTACGACCACTTACTATATTTATCTGCTTACTCAGTATTGTTGCTTTTTTATTTGCAAACAATGTCATTCCTTATGCGGAATATAAATTTATCAATTTTCGAAAAAATATAGCTCAAGTAAAGCCTGCCATGGCAATCACCGAAGGTCAGTTTAGCGATGTAGGTATTTACAATATTAAAGTCAACAAAAAATCTGGAGAAAACGGAAATAGCTTAACCGGTATTACCATTCACAAAAAGTCCTCAATGGGTGACGGAAGTAAAATAGTCATTAAAGCAAAAGACGGTGAATTAATAAGTAATGAACAATCTAGTATTTTAAAACTTGTTTTAAATGACGGAAACTATTATGAAGATGTTATTCCCAAAAGGTACGAAGACAGACTAAAACTACCTTTTGCTAAAAGTTCATTTAAAAAATACACCATTAACATCGATTTATCACAACTCAACAAAGCCGATGCTAATGAGCAAAACGTTTCCAACACCAATACCATGCTCACTGTAAATGAACTAAACTATACTTTGGATTCTTTACAAAAAAACATGAAAACTGAAGTTGTTTCTTTTACAGAAAATATTAATCTTCAAACAGGGATTACAAATCTTATGAATTCAAAAAATAATATCAATCCCCCTGTAAAAGACAGTATAAAAAAATTAAAGGAAATACCTAAAGACATATTATCTCTATTTAAAAATAGTGAAAAAATGAATATTCTAACTACTGCTAGCAGCAATCTAGTTAGCATTGGGTATAATATAGACGCTTCAAAAGCAAATTTAGAAAACAAACAAAAAAGTATTAACAATCACTTTTTAGCCTATTACGATAAATTTGTAATTGCTTTTGCTTGTTTTCTAATGTTTTTTATAGGTGCTCCTTTGGGTGCTATTATTAGAAAAGGTGGTCTCGGACTTCCTATTGTTTTTGCGATTTTAATTTTCATCTCTTTTCACTTTATCAATACCTTTGGAAAAAGAATATCTCAAGAAGATGGCTTGTCCCCTTTTTTAGGAGCTTGGATGTCATCATTTATACTCGCTCCTCTTGCCATATTTTTAACCTACAGAGCAACCAATGACATTGGATTAATCAATATAGACGTGATTACAGCTCCTATTCAAAATATATTTAAAAAATTCTTTCAAAAACAAAAATAA
- the ribB gene encoding 3,4-dihydroxy-2-butanone-4-phosphate synthase, with protein sequence MVSNKIQLNTIEEAIEDIRQGKVIIVVDDEDRENEGDFLAAAEKVTPEMINFMATHGRGLICTPLTESRCKELGLHVMVNNNTDHMETAFTVSVDLKGNGVTTGISASDRAKTTLALVDQNTKPHDLARPGHIFPLVAKQGGVLRRTGHTEAAIDFARLAGFKSAGVICEILNEDGTMARLPQLVKVAKKFDLKLVSIEDLVAYRMQHDSLIIKKEDFDIHTRFGTFRLRAYQQTTNKQIHIALTKGTWNLGDPILTRIHSSQVNNDLLGTLTNNVDQQLDDMFKVINDHGKGAFIFINQDMQAVNLLSRLTELKTLQESGEMKAPKIVIDSKDFGIGAQILHDIDISKIRLVSNSVQGKRVGMIGYGLEITEYVNY encoded by the coding sequence ATGGTTTCAAATAAAATACAACTTAATACTATTGAAGAAGCAATTGAAGACATACGACAAGGTAAAGTTATCATTGTTGTTGATGATGAAGATAGAGAAAATGAAGGTGATTTTCTAGCTGCTGCTGAAAAAGTAACACCCGAAATGATCAATTTTATGGCTACTCATGGCCGCGGGTTAATTTGTACTCCTTTAACCGAAAGCCGCTGTAAGGAACTAGGTTTACATGTTATGGTTAACAACAACACAGACCATATGGAAACAGCTTTCACTGTTTCTGTAGATTTAAAAGGAAATGGAGTAACCACAGGTATATCAGCATCCGACAGAGCTAAAACTACATTAGCTCTAGTTGATCAAAATACAAAACCGCATGATTTAGCACGACCAGGACATATTTTTCCTTTAGTAGCTAAGCAAGGAGGAGTTTTAAGACGAACAGGTCATACGGAAGCTGCAATTGACTTCGCTAGATTAGCAGGTTTTAAATCGGCGGGGGTAATATGTGAAATCTTAAATGAAGATGGAACTATGGCAAGGCTTCCTCAATTGGTCAAAGTTGCAAAAAAATTCGATTTAAAATTAGTATCTATCGAAGATTTAGTAGCCTATAGAATGCAACACGATAGCCTTATTATCAAGAAAGAAGATTTTGACATCCATACGCGTTTTGGAACTTTCCGATTAAGAGCCTATCAACAAACTACTAACAAACAAATTCATATTGCTTTAACCAAAGGAACTTGGAATTTGGGTGATCCTATATTGACTAGAATTCATTCTTCACAAGTAAACAATGATCTATTGGGCACTTTGACAAATAATGTAGACCAGCAGTTAGATGATATGTTCAAGGTAATTAACGACCACGGAAAAGGTGCATTTATATTCATCAATCAAGACATGCAAGCCGTAAATTTATTAAGTCGACTTACTGAGTTAAAAACATTACAAGAGTCAGGTGAAATGAAAGCTCCTAAAATTGTTATCGATAGTAAAGATTTTGGTATTGGTGCACAAATACTTCATGACATTGATATTTCAAAAATACGTTTGGTTTCCAATTCCGTTCAAGGAAAACGAGTTGGAATGATTGGATATGGACTTGAAATTACTGAATACGTAAACTATTAA
- a CDS encoding LolA family protein: MQLNIQKSNGNFATIMTKKIIPILFVVFSCISLQAQDKKAKALLDQVTAKVKSYNTIAIDFKYCLNNAKENINQDSKGNVTMKGNQYVLNFMGITKIFDGKKTYTIVPEDEEVTISSFNEKDDNAITPSKMLTFFNSGYRYSMDIIQDVRGRKIQYIKLVPTNTKDQRKEILLGIDVQTKHIYNLIEIGKKGTKTTLTVNSFKTNQPLSKNHFTFAQSKYPNYYINKLD; the protein is encoded by the coding sequence ATGCAACTTAACATTCAAAAAAGCAACGGGAATTTCGCTACTATTATGACAAAAAAAATTATTCCAATTTTGTTTGTCGTTTTTAGCTGCATTTCTTTACAAGCACAAGACAAAAAAGCGAAAGCACTTTTAGACCAAGTTACCGCCAAAGTAAAAAGCTATAACACTATTGCTATCGATTTCAAATATTGCTTAAATAACGCCAAAGAAAACATCAATCAAGATAGCAAAGGAAACGTTACCATGAAAGGCAATCAATATGTTTTGAATTTCATGGGAATCACAAAAATATTTGACGGAAAAAAGACCTACACTATTGTACCTGAAGACGAAGAAGTAACCATTTCAAGCTTCAATGAAAAAGACGACAATGCGATTACACCATCAAAGATGTTAACCTTTTTTAATAGTGGTTACCGTTATTCAATGGATATCATACAAGACGTTAGAGGGAGAAAAATTCAATACATCAAACTGGTACCTACAAATACCAAAGACCAAAGAAAAGAAATTCTATTAGGAATTGATGTGCAAACGAAACACATCTATAATTTAATTGAAATAGGTAAAAAAGGAACAAAAACCACTTTAACGGTTAATTCTTTTAAAACCAACCAACCTTTATCAAAAAATCATTTTACCTTTGCACAAAGTAAATATCCAAATTACTACATCAATAAATTAGACTAA
- the tpx gene encoding thiol peroxidase — protein sequence MASITLKGNAINTISELPKVGSKLADFKLVQEDLSVATLDSFANKKLVLNIFPSIDTGTCATSVRKFNETAAQLNDTVVLCISRDLPFAQKRFCGAEGIANVVNLSDFQEGSFGKTNGLEIVDGPLKGLHSRAIIVADADGTILHTEQVGEIVDEPNYEAALAVL from the coding sequence ATGGCTTCAATTACATTAAAAGGTAATGCAATAAACACGATCAGTGAATTACCAAAAGTTGGTTCTAAACTGGCTGATTTCAAATTAGTACAAGAGGACCTTTCGGTTGCTACTTTAGACTCTTTTGCAAATAAAAAATTAGTTTTAAACATATTCCCTAGTATTGACACAGGAACTTGCGCTACTTCAGTTAGAAAATTTAACGAAACTGCAGCCCAATTAAACGATACAGTAGTATTGTGTATTTCAAGAGATTTGCCTTTTGCTCAAAAACGTTTTTGTGGAGCTGAAGGAATTGCAAACGTAGTAAACCTTTCAGACTTCCAAGAAGGTAGTTTCGGAAAAACGAATGGATTAGAAATTGTTGATGGACCACTTAAAGGATTACATTCACGTGCAATTATAGTAGCTGATGCTGACGGAACTATTCTTCACACAGAACAAGTAGGCGAAATTGTTGACGAACCTAATTACGAAGCTGCTTTAGCGGTACTTTAA
- a CDS encoding thioredoxin family protein: MLIELNEDTLANLVAENNKVVVQFSASWCGNCRIMKPKFKKLATENENITFALVDAENFPESRKLANVSNLPTFATFVDGKLVNETQTNKQEVLIELVNEIA, translated from the coding sequence ATGTTAATCGAATTAAACGAAGATACCTTGGCAAACTTAGTTGCCGAAAACAATAAAGTAGTGGTTCAATTTTCAGCTTCATGGTGTGGGAACTGCCGTATCATGAAACCTAAATTTAAAAAATTAGCAACCGAAAACGAAAACATCACTTTTGCACTTGTAGATGCTGAAAATTTCCCTGAATCTCGCAAACTAGCTAATGTAAGCAACTTGCCTACTTTTGCCACTTTTGTAGACGGAAAATTAGTAAACGAAACACAAACGAATAAACAAGAAGTACTAATTGAATTAGTTAACGAAATAGCTTAG
- a CDS encoding DUF6952 family protein has product MKLPVIKHLTQFIEENDQDYIIETIEVLEAMTEIPSLKDEELDVIGELISNMYGALEVNKLVKSGTDKKEALNTFMKRVMGSIDK; this is encoded by the coding sequence ATGAAACTACCTGTAATAAAACATCTTACCCAATTTATCGAAGAAAACGATCAAGATTACATCATAGAAACGATTGAAGTACTAGAAGCAATGACTGAAATTCCTTCTTTAAAAGACGAAGAACTTGATGTTATAGGTGAGTTAATTTCGAATATGTATGGCGCCCTCGAAGTGAATAAATTAGTAAAAAGCGGAACTGACAAAAAAGAGGCCCTAAATACTTTCATGAAACGCGTTATGGGCTCAATAGACAAATAA